Genomic segment of Verrucomicrobiia bacterium:
CAGGGCTTCATACGAACGGCGTGCGCGCTCGTTTTCCGAGTGCATGTAGAGGCGCAGCGCGCGAACCTCGCCTTGGCCTCGCGCCAGTGTTGTCAGATGCCCAAATAGCGCGCGGAACACCCCACGGCCACGGAACTCCTTCTGGACATAAACGCTCTGGAGCCACCAGAGATTGCCGTTGCGCCAGTCGCTCCATTCATAAGTGATCATGACCTGGCCGACCACCGCGCCGTTGACCTCCGCCACATAATACACCCCCTTGGCCGCGTCCCGCAGCAGAGCCGCTATTCCCAGCGCAACGGTCGTTGGGTCCAGGCGCATGTTCTCGGTCTCGTGCGCCAGTCGAATATTGAATTCGGCCAGGACCGGCGCATCGCTCAAGGCCGCCGGTCGTATATTGATCTCGATGCTGATGGGCCCTATGTTAAAAGGGCGGCGCGGGGAATCAATACGAGAAGCAGAAACATCAAAACAAGCTTTTAGGCCGTAACCAGTCAGATTGAACAGGAGATAACAGAGAAAACAGAGGTGTGAACACGAAGCCAGAATTATGCCTTGCGCCCTTGTGGCTGCGCACTAAATGGTGAGACGCTGTTGGCGCCTCATTGCTCACAAAGTGCTTCAAGAATCGAATCTCTGTTCTCTCCGTTTCCTCCTGTTTCTTTCTGCATGTTCCGGCTAAGGCCGGCCGGTGAAAGAAATGCTTATCACTTAATGCGATGGAGGAGCCCATTCGGTTGCCTATCGATGGGGTGCTGGATTTGCACACGTTCAATCCGCGAGAGGTGCAGAACCTCGTGGCGGATTACATGGGAGCCTGCCGT
This window contains:
- a CDS encoding GNAT family N-acetyltransferase, whose translation is MSDAPVLAEFNIRLAHETENMRLDPTTVALGIAALLRDAAKGVYYVAEVNGAVVGQVMITYEWSDWRNGNLWWLQSVYVQKEFRGRGVFRALFGHLTTLARGQGEVRALRLYMHSENERARRSYEALGMRRTAYEVFELDLPASEAARTDSAAREGATGL